The Devosia sp. A16 genome includes a window with the following:
- a CDS encoding RidA family protein encodes MSRQLVSSGSYLEPVIGFSRAVRVGKIVMVGGTAPIRAEGGTAAIGDVYGQTRRCLEIIAKALADAGSRLEHVTRTRIILTDIARWQDAARAHAEAFGDIRPVTTLLQVTAFVDPDWLVEIEVDAVIPD; translated from the coding sequence TTGTCCCGCCAACTCGTCAGTTCCGGCTCCTACCTCGAACCGGTGATCGGCTTTTCCCGCGCCGTGCGGGTGGGAAAGATCGTCATGGTCGGCGGCACGGCGCCGATCCGGGCCGAGGGCGGCACCGCCGCCATCGGCGACGTCTATGGCCAGACCAGACGCTGCCTCGAGATCATCGCCAAGGCCCTTGCCGACGCCGGTTCGCGCCTCGAGCACGTCACCCGCACCCGCATCATCCTCACCGATATTGCCCGGTGGCAGGACGCAGCCCGCGCCCATGCCGAGGCTTTTGGCGACATCCGCCCGGTGACCACGCTGCTGCAGGTCACCGCCTTCGTCGATCCCGACTGGCTGGTCGAGATCGAAGTCGACGCGGTGATCCCGGACTGA
- a CDS encoding cyclic nucleotide-binding domain-containing protein, with the protein MQLDDAATILGRADFFEICDAEQRRLLAFASERKKFRPGSIIYASGDQPEGAHVLVSGTVSSTQDGAENNPYLIHEVGAVLGVMALVIPKPRPVTIKAIDAVETLFVPRTAFMKLANQYPDLAGRAADRIRRELTSYLGAIEGSRGRFGKG; encoded by the coding sequence ATGCAACTCGACGACGCGGCGACGATTCTAGGACGTGCGGATTTCTTCGAAATCTGCGACGCCGAGCAGCGGCGATTGCTTGCGTTCGCCTCGGAACGGAAGAAATTCCGGCCGGGCAGCATCATCTATGCATCGGGCGACCAGCCGGAAGGCGCGCATGTGCTGGTGTCGGGCACGGTGTCGAGCACGCAGGACGGCGCCGAGAACAACCCCTACCTGATCCACGAGGTCGGCGCGGTGCTGGGGGTCATGGCGCTGGTGATTCCCAAGCCGCGCCCGGTGACCATCAAGGCAATCGACGCCGTGGAAACGCTGTTCGTACCCCGCACCGCGTTCATGAAGCTGGCCAACCAGTATCCGGATTTGGCAGGGCGAGCGGCCGACCGCATCCGGCGCGAGCTGACCAGCTATCTCGGCGCCATCGAAGGCTCGCGCGGGCGCTTCGGCAAGGGGTAG
- a CDS encoding response regulator transcription factor, producing the protein MNRRRILIVDDDADLRKTLIDQLTHYREFDLVEAESASDALGKVRGAHVDLMLLDVGLPDMDGREAVKILRREGFKSPIIMLTAQDSDSDEILGLESGANDYVTKPFRFSVLLARIRASLRQHDQSEDVVFTIGPYSFQPAAKLLEAPDGAKVRLTDKETSILKYLYRQGPKTITREILLKEVWGYNNRVTTHTLETHIYRLRQKIERDPSNARLLVTEDGGYRLVP; encoded by the coding sequence ATGAACAGACGGCGCATCCTGATTGTCGACGACGATGCCGACCTGCGGAAGACCTTGATCGATCAGCTGACGCATTATCGCGAGTTCGATCTGGTGGAGGCCGAGTCGGCGTCCGATGCGCTGGGCAAGGTCCGCGGGGCGCATGTCGACCTGATGTTGCTCGATGTCGGCCTGCCAGACATGGACGGGCGCGAGGCGGTGAAGATTCTGCGGCGCGAAGGGTTCAAGAGCCCGATCATCATGTTGACTGCACAGGACAGCGATTCCGACGAGATTCTTGGTCTCGAGTCCGGAGCTAACGACTATGTCACCAAACCGTTCCGCTTCTCGGTACTGCTGGCGCGCATCCGTGCGTCGCTGCGCCAGCATGACCAGAGCGAGGACGTGGTGTTCACCATCGGGCCCTACAGCTTCCAGCCGGCGGCCAAGCTGCTCGAGGCGCCTGATGGGGCCAAGGTGCGGCTCACCGACAAGGAAACCTCGATCCTCAAATATCTCTATCGCCAGGGCCCCAAGACGATCACCCGCGAGATCCTGCTCAAGGAAGTTTGGGGCTACAACAACAGGGTGACCACGCACACGCTCGAAACCCACATCTACCGGCTGCGCCAGAAGATCGAGCGGGACCCATCCAACGCACGGCTCCTCGTCACCGAAGACGGCGGCTACCGGTTGGTGCCGTAA
- a CDS encoding LacI family DNA-binding transcriptional regulator, with protein MARATIKDIALAANVSPMTVSNVINGRRAKASDETVERIMAAVKALGYRPNMSARSLVSNASRMVGVIIPFTENQNQLLLDNPFYAEMISGIESALRANGYYMMLTGVGEGGAQLDTLSHWNMDALIVLGVYREALYERLRELALPTLLIDSYIDDPRFYRLGVNDEAAAYRATRYLIDNGHSGVALVTGVIRTDGVIERRVDGYKRALREAGIGFDPARILSGSVTFDWGAEAAERLVALPHTTAAFCTADLIAAGLLAGLHRLGRRIPEDYSVMGFDNLSISRMVYPALTTMDQSILGKGQLAGRLISAILNKADAPRDSVVDVAIVERDSVSRRETR; from the coding sequence TTGGCACGGGCCACGATCAAGGACATTGCGCTGGCCGCAAACGTCTCGCCGATGACGGTTTCCAACGTCATCAACGGCCGCCGCGCCAAGGCGTCGGACGAGACCGTCGAACGCATCATGGCGGCGGTGAAAGCGCTCGGTTACCGCCCCAACATGAGCGCCCGCAGCTTGGTCTCCAACGCCTCGCGCATGGTCGGGGTGATCATCCCGTTCACCGAGAACCAGAACCAGCTGCTGCTCGACAACCCGTTCTATGCCGAAATGATCTCCGGCATCGAAAGCGCGCTGCGCGCCAACGGCTACTACATGATGCTGACGGGCGTCGGAGAGGGCGGCGCCCAGCTCGACACCCTCTCACACTGGAACATGGATGCGCTGATCGTCCTCGGCGTCTATCGCGAGGCGCTGTACGAGCGGCTGCGCGAACTCGCGCTGCCCACCCTGCTGATCGACAGCTATATCGACGACCCCCGCTTCTACCGGCTCGGCGTCAATGACGAGGCGGCTGCATACCGCGCCACCAGGTACCTCATCGACAACGGGCATTCGGGCGTCGCGCTGGTGACCGGGGTGATCCGCACCGACGGCGTCATCGAGCGCCGGGTCGACGGCTACAAGCGGGCGCTCCGCGAAGCCGGAATCGGCTTTGATCCCGCCCGCATCCTCTCGGGCTCCGTTACCTTCGACTGGGGTGCCGAGGCCGCCGAGCGGCTGGTGGCGCTCCCGCACACCACCGCCGCCTTCTGCACCGCCGACCTGATTGCCGCCGGCCTGCTTGCCGGACTGCATCGGCTGGGACGGCGCATCCCCGAGGACTATTCGGTGATGGGCTTCGATAATCTGTCGATCTCGCGCATGGTCTATCCGGCGCTCACCACCATGGATCAGTCGATCCTCGGCAAGGGCCAGCTCGCCGGCCGGCTGATCAGCGCCATCCTCAACAAGGCCGACGCCCCGCGCGACAGTGTCGTCGACGTCGCCATCGTCGAACGTGACAGCGTCAGCCGGCGGGAAACGAGATGA
- a CDS encoding carbohydrate ABC transporter permease has translation MSPAADPSKYVALAVLLLPSLAGMVVFLMAPVLSSLVLSFSQWDLIGEIHWVGLDNYLTALADPAVLGALRNTLGFILGYLPSVVLVALGLALLLNRRIRGRVVFRAIYFVPVVTSWVAVSLIWKWLLNPQYGLINFALGAFGIKGPGWLFDPAWAMTGVILTSVWKDIGFVTVIYLAGLQDIPEPLYEAAALDGATAWQRFWSITFPMLAPTTFFVTTISLISSFQVFDQVWIMTQGGPAGATSVMVELIYKNAFSYYKMGYASAISWVLFALIFAVTIAQNLLQKKLDRSDG, from the coding sequence ATGAGCCCCGCCGCCGATCCCTCCAAATACGTCGCTCTCGCCGTGCTGCTGCTCCCCAGCCTCGCCGGCATGGTGGTGTTCCTGATGGCGCCCGTGCTGTCTTCGCTGGTGCTCAGCTTCTCGCAGTGGGACCTGATCGGCGAAATCCACTGGGTCGGCCTCGACAACTACCTCACCGCGCTCGCCGATCCAGCCGTGCTCGGGGCACTGCGCAACACCCTCGGCTTCATCCTCGGCTACCTGCCCTCGGTGGTGCTGGTCGCGCTCGGTCTCGCTTTGCTGCTCAATCGCCGCATCCGCGGGCGCGTGGTGTTCCGCGCCATCTACTTCGTCCCGGTGGTCACCTCATGGGTCGCGGTTTCGCTGATCTGGAAATGGCTGCTCAACCCGCAATACGGGCTGATCAACTTCGCGCTCGGTGCCTTCGGCATCAAGGGCCCCGGCTGGCTGTTCGATCCGGCCTGGGCGATGACCGGCGTCATCCTCACCTCGGTATGGAAGGATATCGGCTTCGTCACGGTGATCTATCTGGCCGGCCTGCAGGACATCCCCGAGCCGCTTTACGAAGCCGCCGCCCTCGACGGCGCCACGGCATGGCAGCGCTTCTGGTCGATCACCTTCCCGATGCTGGCGCCGACCACCTTCTTCGTCACCACCATCTCGCTGATCTCGTCGTTCCAGGTGTTCGACCAGGTCTGGATCATGACCCAGGGCGGCCCCGCCGGCGCCACCTCGGTGATGGTGGAGCTGATCTACAAGAACGCCTTCAGCTACTACAAGATGGGCTACGCCTCGGCGATTTCCTGGGTGCTGTTCGCCCTGATCTTCGCGGTCACCATCGCGCAGAACCTGTTGCAGAAGAAGCTGGATCGGTCCGATGGCTGA
- a CDS encoding carbohydrate ABC transporter permease, translated as MLLPFAWMLSTSLKTAGATFVTPPNWLPDPATLDNYAKVFDSAPVGRFLFNSIVVSVTSTALMVLFCAMSGYAFARIPFRGRTVLFYAYLATLMIPQQVTLTPLFIIMNWLGWTNSYQALILPSSFGAFGTFLLRQFFLRLPREIEEAAFIDGAGYVRIFFTIAIHLARPALATLAVFAFMASWNSFLWPLIITTDASMMTLPLGLSALQGRWTTDWNVLMAGAVIATLPIIAVYVFAQRFIIKGLSHTGLK; from the coding sequence ATGCTGCTGCCCTTCGCCTGGATGCTCTCGACGTCGCTGAAGACCGCCGGCGCCACCTTCGTCACCCCGCCGAACTGGCTGCCCGACCCGGCGACGCTCGATAACTACGCCAAGGTGTTCGACAGCGCCCCGGTCGGCCGATTCCTGTTCAACTCGATTGTCGTTTCGGTCACCTCGACCGCCCTGATGGTGCTGTTCTGCGCCATGAGCGGCTACGCCTTCGCGCGCATTCCGTTCCGCGGCCGCACCGTGCTGTTCTACGCCTATCTGGCGACGCTGATGATCCCGCAGCAGGTGACCCTCACCCCGCTCTTCATCATCATGAACTGGCTGGGCTGGACCAATTCCTACCAGGCGCTGATCCTGCCCTCGAGCTTCGGCGCCTTCGGCACCTTCCTGCTCCGGCAGTTCTTCCTCAGGCTCCCCAGGGAGATCGAGGAAGCCGCCTTCATCGATGGCGCCGGCTACGTGAGGATCTTTTTCACCATCGCCATCCACCTGGCGCGCCCGGCGCTCGCCACCCTCGCGGTGTTCGCCTTCATGGCCAGCTGGAACAGCTTCTTGTGGCCGCTGATCATCACCACCGACGCCTCGATGATGACCCTGCCGCTGGGGCTGAGCGCCCTGCAGGGGCGCTGGACCACCGACTGGAACGTGCTGATGGCCGGCGCGGTGATCGCCACGCTGCCGATCATCGCCGTCTACGTCTTCGCCCAACGCTTCATCATCAAGGGCCTGTCCCATACCGGGCTCAAGTAA
- a CDS encoding ABC transporter substrate-binding protein: MLRRTFTGLLLATALVTTPALAEDVTIKYMTFSAAPNYLKELDATIAAFEAEHPGIKVTYETAAWDAYFTKLQTLVAAKQAPDAFELNFENFVTYAQKGALADLTPLIAADAGFSTSVYNPTALAAFAEDGKQYGLVESFSNVVLFYNKDLFDAAGVAYPTADWTWKEELEAAQKLTDPAKGIWGDFAPIQFWEFYKTIAQNGGSILSPDKKSVTIDSPQNIETLTWMIDKVNTYKVTPSDVEMAGQSSEDLFKAGKIAMLRTGIWLLGDFAQNAKFNWDIALEPGKTNKAHHFFANGVAVSANSAHPAEAYQWIKFLTSSKAAVDLRIAAGWELPAVADPAAVQGYLDQPVPESREVVFQALDTAVVPPVIGNWNQLTDAVGKELEAAKLGQKTPEQALKDARTAIEGLL; the protein is encoded by the coding sequence ATGTTGCGCAGGACTTTCACCGGGCTGCTGCTTGCCACGGCCCTCGTCACCACCCCGGCGCTCGCCGAGGACGTGACCATAAAATACATGACCTTCTCGGCCGCGCCGAACTACCTGAAGGAACTGGACGCCACCATTGCCGCCTTCGAGGCTGAACATCCCGGCATCAAGGTCACCTACGAGACCGCCGCCTGGGATGCCTACTTCACCAAGCTGCAGACCCTCGTTGCGGCGAAGCAGGCCCCCGACGCCTTCGAGCTCAACTTCGAGAATTTCGTCACCTATGCGCAAAAGGGCGCGCTGGCCGACCTCACTCCGCTGATCGCGGCCGACGCCGGCTTCTCGACCTCGGTCTACAACCCGACGGCACTCGCCGCTTTCGCCGAGGATGGCAAGCAGTACGGCCTGGTCGAGAGCTTCTCCAACGTCGTGCTGTTCTACAACAAGGACCTGTTCGATGCGGCCGGCGTCGCCTACCCGACCGCCGACTGGACCTGGAAGGAAGAGCTCGAGGCGGCCCAGAAGCTGACCGATCCGGCCAAGGGCATATGGGGCGATTTCGCCCCGATCCAGTTCTGGGAATTCTATAAGACCATCGCCCAGAACGGCGGCTCGATCCTCTCGCCCGACAAGAAGAGCGTCACCATCGACAGCCCGCAGAATATCGAGACGCTGACCTGGATGATCGACAAGGTGAACACCTACAAGGTCACCCCGTCGGACGTCGAAATGGCCGGTCAATCCTCGGAAGACCTGTTCAAGGCGGGCAAGATCGCCATGCTTCGCACCGGCATCTGGCTGCTCGGCGATTTCGCCCAGAATGCCAAGTTCAACTGGGACATTGCGCTCGAACCGGGCAAGACCAACAAGGCGCACCACTTCTTTGCCAATGGCGTCGCCGTGTCGGCCAACAGCGCCCACCCGGCCGAAGCCTACCAGTGGATCAAGTTCCTGACCTCGTCCAAAGCCGCGGTCGACCTGCGCATCGCCGCCGGCTGGGAACTGCCCGCCGTCGCCGACCCGGCCGCGGTGCAGGGTTATCTCGACCAGCCGGTACCCGAGAGCCGTGAAGTGGTGTTCCAGGCGCTCGACACCGCGGTGGTGCCGCCGGTGATCGGCAACTGGAACCAGTTGACCGACGCCGTCGGCAAGGAACTCGAAGCCGCCAAGCTCGGCCAGAAGACGCCCGAACAGGCGCTGAAGGACGCCAGGACGGCGATCGAGGGGCTGCTGTAA
- a CDS encoding glycoside hydrolase family 31 protein translates to MTADTREPALATRHPWFLELYAELLRNPAAVAPQIVARLGAADPTEPVEAALALYLAALTGDRALLGSANAVALRAAVCTRLERELTPNQNHFTDTWVVALWAAALREANHLMRDESTTRLVGRVKNHVYANHVRLGALMSSSDRATLEFDVLLAAVPFGLFDCEDLVLVDAVRTLTSAERLASATPADRQLLAWYYAEQGSYAKSRKLLADTPAPIVAQRLTTLGQLETRFIRHAPEGNGNRYEPLLEERFPKLVTPSDEVIVRAQASPLSADEPLELVVGGATVAGSFRGDCWEFTLPRTPAGSEVAYRIRFVAHPEVVVGPFAYETLRRRRLGCDPVQVSVADGRIDIVPGTGDVMLPLQLGPATLTDVSWLEAGDGTIREISATLTHPPCGWYGFGERYNALNQAGNRVDQFVYNQYKEQGLRTYMPMPVGYTDAGFGLHLATDAYSWFDLAVSGETRFGVEADHLAIDLLTGTVAQQVSQFMALTGDPEPVPAWALGPWMSSNNWDSEAEVRKQVALTREHDIPATVLVIEAWSDEATFYIFNDAQYAEKPGAEAFTYGDFGFPAWGRWPDPKGLAAHLHDNALRLILWQIPIIKQSPALKHLQKRNDESHFFAEGFGVKHPDGTPLRLPEGWFKDSLLLDFSNPAARDWWFSKRQYLIDELRVDGFKTDGGEMVWGKDLVFADGRTGLEHRNAYPRDYISAYYRFARQNGGICFSRAGYTGAQTFPAHWAGDERSTWDAFKRSILAGLSAGMSGVIFWGWDLGGFSGEVPSAELYVRSAAMACFCPIMQYHAESKAEFNQDRTPWNIAERSGDQRALTGYRFYANLRMSLMPYLRREAAWCVAEKQPLMRAMLLDFGTDSRAVPLWDQYMFGRDLLVAPIIREGEVARQVYLPEGRWWHLFHNRWYEGGETRRVDAPFEQIPVFLRAGAVLPLAFHRQTRLGAAMPSDIDAAEISVLLVAGLEPGTRHYEDDLEIDIFGDVVRVAASRPRSLTLVFTDPPARLEVNGIALPAGTLDLSGTELTMFELSAGDHPSYPRTGLL, encoded by the coding sequence ATGACCGCCGATACCCGCGAACCCGCTCTCGCAACCCGCCATCCCTGGTTCCTCGAGCTCTATGCCGAGCTGCTGCGCAATCCGGCTGCAGTCGCCCCGCAGATCGTCGCTCGCCTCGGCGCAGCAGATCCCACCGAGCCGGTCGAAGCCGCGCTTGCCCTCTACCTGGCCGCGCTCACCGGCGACCGCGCTCTGCTCGGCTCGGCCAATGCGGTGGCGCTCCGCGCGGCCGTCTGCACGCGCCTCGAACGCGAGCTCACCCCCAACCAGAACCATTTTACCGACACGTGGGTCGTGGCGCTGTGGGCCGCGGCGCTGCGCGAAGCCAACCACCTGATGCGCGACGAGAGCACGACGCGTCTGGTCGGTCGGGTGAAGAACCACGTCTATGCCAACCATGTGCGGCTGGGCGCCCTGATGTCGTCGTCCGACAGGGCGACACTGGAGTTCGACGTGCTGCTCGCCGCGGTGCCGTTCGGGTTGTTCGACTGCGAGGACCTGGTGCTGGTCGATGCGGTCCGCACGCTCACCAGCGCCGAGCGCCTCGCGAGCGCCACCCCGGCCGATCGCCAGCTGCTCGCCTGGTACTACGCCGAGCAGGGCAGCTACGCCAAAAGCCGAAAACTGCTCGCCGACACCCCGGCGCCCATCGTCGCACAACGTCTCACAACGCTGGGTCAGCTCGAAACCCGCTTCATCCGCCACGCCCCCGAGGGCAACGGCAACCGCTACGAGCCGCTGCTCGAGGAGCGCTTTCCCAAACTCGTCACCCCTAGTGACGAGGTCATCGTCCGGGCCCAGGCGTCGCCGCTCTCGGCCGACGAACCGCTGGAGCTCGTGGTCGGCGGCGCCACCGTTGCCGGCAGCTTTCGGGGTGACTGCTGGGAGTTCACCCTCCCCCGCACTCCGGCCGGATCTGAGGTCGCGTATCGCATCCGCTTCGTGGCTCATCCCGAAGTCGTCGTGGGCCCGTTTGCCTATGAGACGCTGCGCCGCCGCCGCTTGGGATGCGACCCGGTGCAGGTCAGCGTTGCGGACGGCCGTATCGACATCGTTCCAGGCACCGGCGACGTCATGCTGCCGCTGCAACTGGGCCCCGCCACCCTCACTGACGTCTCCTGGCTCGAGGCCGGCGACGGCACCATCCGCGAGATTTCCGCCACCCTGACCCACCCGCCCTGCGGCTGGTACGGCTTCGGCGAGCGCTATAACGCGCTCAACCAGGCCGGCAATCGCGTCGATCAGTTCGTCTACAACCAGTACAAGGAACAGGGGTTGAGGACCTATATGCCGATGCCGGTCGGCTACACCGACGCCGGCTTCGGCCTCCATCTCGCTACCGACGCCTATTCCTGGTTCGATCTCGCCGTTTCGGGGGAAACCAGGTTCGGCGTCGAAGCCGACCACCTTGCGATCGACCTGCTGACCGGAACCGTCGCCCAGCAGGTCAGCCAGTTCATGGCGCTGACCGGCGACCCCGAACCGGTGCCCGCCTGGGCGCTCGGCCCCTGGATGTCCTCGAACAACTGGGACAGCGAAGCCGAGGTGCGAAAGCAGGTCGCCTTGACCCGCGAGCACGACATTCCCGCCACCGTGCTGGTGATCGAGGCCTGGTCCGACGAAGCCACCTTCTACATCTTCAACGACGCGCAATATGCCGAGAAACCCGGTGCCGAGGCCTTCACCTATGGCGACTTCGGCTTCCCCGCCTGGGGCCGCTGGCCTGACCCGAAGGGCCTCGCGGCGCATCTGCACGACAACGCCCTGCGGCTGATCCTGTGGCAGATCCCGATCATCAAGCAGTCTCCGGCGCTGAAGCACCTGCAGAAGCGCAATGACGAAAGTCACTTCTTCGCTGAAGGGTTTGGCGTGAAACACCCCGACGGCACGCCGCTGCGGCTGCCCGAGGGCTGGTTCAAGGACAGCCTGCTGCTGGATTTCAGCAATCCTGCCGCCCGCGACTGGTGGTTTTCGAAGCGCCAGTATCTGATCGACGAGCTCCGCGTCGACGGCTTCAAGACCGATGGCGGCGAGATGGTCTGGGGCAAGGACCTGGTTTTCGCCGATGGCCGCACCGGGCTCGAGCACCGCAATGCCTATCCGCGCGACTACATCTCGGCCTATTACCGCTTCGCCCGGCAGAATGGCGGCATCTGCTTCTCGCGCGCCGGCTACACCGGCGCCCAGACCTTTCCGGCCCATTGGGCCGGCGACGAGCGCTCCACCTGGGATGCCTTCAAGCGCTCGATCCTCGCCGGCCTCTCTGCCGGCATGTCGGGGGTGATCTTCTGGGGCTGGGACCTTGGCGGCTTCTCCGGCGAAGTGCCGAGCGCCGAACTCTATGTGCGCTCGGCCGCCATGGCCTGCTTTTGCCCAATCATGCAGTACCACGCCGAGAGCAAGGCCGAGTTCAACCAGGACCGCACGCCATGGAACATCGCCGAGCGCTCCGGCGATCAGCGCGCCCTGACCGGTTACCGCTTCTACGCAAACCTCCGCATGTCGCTCATGCCCTACCTCCGGCGCGAGGCCGCCTGGTGCGTCGCGGAAAAACAGCCGCTGATGCGCGCCATGCTGCTCGATTTCGGGACCGATAGCCGCGCTGTGCCGCTCTGGGACCAGTACATGTTCGGCCGTGACCTGCTCGTCGCTCCGATCATCCGCGAAGGCGAGGTCGCACGGCAGGTCTACCTTCCCGAGGGGCGCTGGTGGCACCTGTTCCACAACCGCTGGTACGAGGGCGGCGAGACCCGCCGGGTCGACGCTCCCTTCGAGCAGATCCCGGTCTTCCTCCGCGCCGGTGCCGTCCTGCCGCTCGCCTTCCACCGGCAAACCCGGCTCGGCGCCGCCATGCCTTCCGACATCGATGCGGCGGAAATCTCGGTCCTCCTCGTCGCCGGCCTCGAACCCGGCACGCGGCACTACGAGGACGATCTCGAGATCGATATCTTCGGCGACGTCGTGCGCGTCGCCGCCAGCCGCCCGCGTTCGCTGACGCTGGTCTTCACCGATCCGCCCGCCCGCCTCGAGGTCAACGGCATCGCCCTGCCCGCCGGAACGCTCGATCTTTCGGGCACCGAACTGACCATGTTCGAGCTGTCGGCGGGTGATCACCCAAGCTACCCCCGCACCGGACTGCTATGA
- a CDS encoding phospholipase D-like domain-containing protein — protein sequence MAGEFQVRGKNAAAPFTLKVHRGDGMALLAMNWRNGQPPNDFVGFAIEYRVPGGTRFLAVHNRIAFPGLNGALNPNTLSSRLSPIQKFRWVHFPFTAELPGAYTYMVTPVFMDDGGQLSYGAPQTADIELRRDTYPGLLNVAYTRGFVSSQAFVDRYERHGPISTLLPENADDGLTFTPTHPKTRDALNWMGFEARHAIYETLDEAIADPTARVYVVAYDQSEKGFVDKLRQLGDRLKIIIDDDGDHGDAHSGESQSAAILTASAGAANVKRQSMGKLQHNKMIVVDGNQVKKAIGGSTNFSWRGFYVQSNNAMIFAGPAPVQVFREAFEDFWTEAGFANSRSAEWRDLGIAGVDVKATFSPHAPGNAQLGRIADDIDSTKSSLLFSLAFLWQTPGVIRDAVGRVRDNDKRFVYGISDKKVGGLDVQKPDGNPPAVFPTALLKGKTPAPFKAEPVGGGGNRMHHKFVVIDFDKPTARVYLGSYNFSIAADQTNGENLILARDRRIAVSYMVEALRMFDHYHFRIAQKEAKAAGTELKLKLPPAAGEDAWWVRDYTDARRIKDREMFS from the coding sequence ATGGCTGGAGAGTTTCAGGTCAGGGGCAAGAACGCAGCGGCGCCATTTACGCTGAAGGTGCACCGCGGCGACGGTATGGCGCTGCTGGCGATGAACTGGCGCAACGGGCAGCCCCCCAACGATTTCGTTGGCTTCGCGATCGAGTATCGCGTGCCTGGTGGCACGCGGTTCCTCGCGGTACACAACCGTATCGCCTTTCCCGGGCTGAATGGGGCGTTGAACCCCAACACGCTGTCGTCGCGGCTGTCGCCGATCCAGAAGTTCCGCTGGGTGCACTTCCCGTTCACGGCGGAGCTCCCCGGCGCTTACACCTACATGGTGACGCCGGTCTTCATGGATGATGGCGGGCAACTGAGCTACGGCGCGCCGCAGACCGCCGATATCGAGCTGAGGCGGGACACCTATCCAGGCCTGCTGAACGTCGCCTACACGCGCGGCTTCGTCTCGTCGCAGGCCTTTGTCGATCGCTATGAGAGACACGGGCCGATCTCGACGCTCTTGCCCGAGAACGCCGACGACGGCCTCACCTTCACGCCGACGCATCCGAAAACCCGGGATGCGCTCAACTGGATGGGGTTCGAGGCGCGACACGCCATCTATGAGACGCTTGACGAAGCGATCGCCGACCCCACCGCCAGGGTGTACGTCGTGGCCTACGACCAGAGCGAGAAGGGGTTCGTCGACAAGCTCCGGCAACTGGGTGACCGGCTCAAGATCATCATCGACGACGATGGCGACCATGGTGACGCCCACTCGGGCGAGAGCCAGTCAGCCGCGATCCTCACAGCCTCGGCGGGGGCCGCGAACGTCAAGCGGCAGAGCATGGGCAAGCTGCAGCACAACAAGATGATCGTCGTAGATGGCAACCAGGTGAAGAAGGCGATCGGCGGGTCGACCAATTTCAGCTGGCGCGGCTTCTATGTGCAGTCGAACAACGCCATGATCTTTGCCGGCCCGGCGCCGGTGCAGGTGTTCCGCGAGGCCTTCGAGGATTTCTGGACGGAGGCTGGGTTCGCCAACAGCCGGTCGGCCGAATGGCGTGATCTTGGGATTGCCGGCGTCGACGTGAAGGCGACGTTCTCGCCGCATGCGCCGGGCAACGCCCAGCTCGGCCGGATCGCCGACGATATCGACAGCACCAAATCGAGCCTGCTGTTCTCGCTGGCCTTCCTGTGGCAGACGCCGGGGGTGATCCGCGATGCGGTCGGGCGGGTCCGCGACAACGACAAGCGCTTCGTCTACGGCATTTCGGACAAGAAGGTCGGCGGGCTCGATGTGCAGAAGCCGGATGGCAATCCGCCGGCAGTGTTTCCGACCGCGTTGCTGAAGGGCAAGACCCCGGCGCCCTTCAAGGCGGAGCCGGTCGGCGGCGGCGGCAATCGCATGCACCACAAGTTCGTGGTGATCGACTTCGACAAGCCGACCGCACGTGTCTATCTCGGCTCCTACAACTTCTCGATCGCCGCCGACCAGACTAATGGCGAGAACCTGATCCTGGCGCGCGACCGGCGGATCGCCGTGTCCTACATGGTCGAGGCGCTCAGGATGTTCGACCACTACCATTTCCGCATCGCCCAGAAGGAAGCCAAGGCTGCCGGCACCGAGCTGAAGCTGAAACTGCCGCCGGCTGCCGGCGAGGATGCGTGGTGGGTTCGGGACTACACCGATGCGCGGCGGATCAAGGATCGGGAGATGTTCTCGTAA